From the Toxoplasma gondii ME49 chromosome VIIa, whole genome shotgun sequence genome, one window contains:
- a CDS encoding DnaJ domain-containing protein (encoded by transcript TGME49_201670~Predicted trans-membrane domain (TMHMM2.0):76-99:108-131:433-453:456-479:485-505:514-537:739-762): MEVACGARQARAGSPGTQNSGHNPSTTVPSPSPDPSSSSPSPSCGAAADSDDPFGVRSALDRLRGLSWKSPFRRRSAASSFISAYLAFFFGGCFGLHWFHLACWPRWALRVFTLSGCGLYSLCDFFLLPSAVRASQRRRQRAFVRAELVKRLQAAHRREESAAALSRLEKRAGATSGAASWTLGRSVSLQDLEAFQRGREVLRRQTENLRKQRDEVLRRVLQLSVRCGFRSPSCLGSPAVKQRGEKEKLGGEETPHRLAGVSQTNVATCTSPEEKKETDEGQKVSAPVETLPEAVEAADNVVEKSEQGRNDNEIRAGRDATMATLMISNTAPSPSSPSTAPSPSSPSTSPSPSSLSPSCSASVSAARLHSSGVSASSRFPSGALRPRLSVSERDIAVLLKEQEVGVEVCALPPVVSSTSFASQRGSKAFFFRHLSWLRGVLSFWASLMPWRLLFRGIYAHVLCSFVVDVVFCNAELSPLSAPISRLVFVLLHCLARAAVIFAANFSDLTDMPSPWLCSDLLMCVAASFGGSAVLLLGPELLHAVGAYVPIVDAHVRASFSAFFGEFSVLLSLPSVEAQARLPRVAREDFYASCHFANLVVIGVSAYLAAAAHHDEPEEARKREVSFCRDVLALLAVLDREDREALEKKRSKELKPEFTEASASAGGGETTVCQDTVVGGNGPQETKEKKTGGGKDEGRGRFEEDPRMAALVAQAQRTYGATITQSPGDTRVQRVRECMLSALVWFFALAFLAVWVACLVLAASNVAARMEDKTAAKVFAFVSGDTKNDPELGQLKAELSVLYKQFQALQKEKGFTGALSDIAAMLWSEAQEAMSEQRRKQKKEDDAYTLLGVQPSATAREIKMAYKQLARQHHPDVVAAASPEPLTPLEEARATEKMRKINEAYERLMRTHGGRGNLGRV; encoded by the coding sequence ATGGAGGTGGCCTGCGGCGCCCGACAAGCGAGGGCCGGGAGCCCCGGAACACAAAACTCCGGTCACAATCCGTCAACCACGGtaccttctccgtctcctgaTCCTTCCAGCTCGTCaccctctccttcctgcgGTGCGGCGGCGGACTCGGATGACCCATTTGGTGTGCGTTCGGCACTGGATCGTTTGCGTGGGTTGTCGTGGAAGTCCCCGTTCCGTCGGCGgtctgctgcttcgtctttcATCTCTGCGTACttggccttcttcttcggcggcTGCTTCGGTCTGCACTGGTTCCACCTGGCCTGCTGGCCACGGTGGGCGCTGCGTGTCTTCACGCTCTCGGGGTGTGGACTCTACAGTCTCTgcgacttctttcttctcccgagCGCCGTGCGAGCAtcgcagcgaaggagacagagggcctTCGTGAGGGCGGAACTTGTCAAGCGCTTGCAGGCCGCCCACCGCCGCGAGGAGAGTGCAGCGGCTCTCTCCCGCCTGGAGAAGCGAGCAGGCGCGACCTCCGGGGCCGCTAGCTGGACTCTAGGGCGCAGTGTCTCCCTCCAGGACCTCGAGGCGTTCCAGCGCGGACGCGAGGTGCTTCGGCGACAGACCGAAAACCTCCGGAAGCAAAGAGATGAAGTGCTCAGACGCGTCTTGCAGCTCTCTGTGCGCTGTGGCTTTCGGAGTCCTTCGTGTCTTGGGAGCCCCGCagtgaagcagagaggagagaaagagaagttggggggggaggagacacctcACAGACTGGCAGGCGTTTCTCAGACGAATGTCGCGACGTGCACATCtcctgaagaaaagaaggaaacagatgAAGGTCAGAAGGTTTCGGCGCCTGTTGAAACTCTACCAGAAGCCGTCGAGGCTGCTGACAACGTGGtagagaaaagcgaacaaGGTCGAAATGATAACGAGATCAGAGCGGGTCGAGACGCGACGATGGCGACTTTGATGATATCAAACACcgctccttcgccttcgtctccttctaccgctccttcgccttcgtctccttctacctctccttcgccttcttctctttcgccttcttgctctgcgtctgtgtctgctgCTCGTCTGCATtcttcgggtgtctctgcgtcctcgcggTTCCCGTCGGGTGCGTTGCGTCCAAGGCTGTCGGTGTCGGAGCGCGACATCGCGGTTCTTTTGAAGGAGCAAGAAGTTGGAGTGGAAGTCTGTGCGCTTCCGCCAGTTGTGAGTTCGACTTCGTTTGCCTCGCAGAGGGGCTCGAAggctttttttttcaggcaCCTTTCCTGGCTGCGCGGGGTGCTGAGTTTCTGGGCGTCCCTGATGCCCTGGCGACTGCTTTTTCGCGGCATCTACGCGCATGtcctctgttccttcgtAGTCGACGTTGTGTTCTGCAACGCTGAGCTGTCGCCCCTGAGTGCGCCGATCTCTCGACTCGTGTTCGTTCTTCTGCACTGTCTCGCTCGCGCGGCCGTCATCTTCGCCGCGAACTTCTCGGACCTGACCGACATGCCTTCTCCCTGGCTCTGCAGCGACCTCCTCATGTGCGTGGCTGCGTCGTTCGGGGGCTCTGcagttctccttctcggccCCGAactgttgcatgcagtcggtGCCTACGTCCCGATCGTCGACGCCCACGTTCGCGCGTCTttctcggccttcttcgGGGAGTTCTCCGTCCTGCTGTCGCTCCCGAGCGTCGAGGCCCAGGCCCGCCTCCCCCGCGTCGCCCGAGAAGACTTCTACGCATCTTGTCACTTTGCTAACCTTGTGGTCATTGGCGTCAGCGCATACCTCGCAGCTGCAGCTCACCACGACGAGCCGGAGGAGGCCAGGAAGCGGGAAGTCAGTTTCTGCAGGGACGTGCTGGCGCTGCTGGCGGTGCTTGACCGCGAGGACCGCGAAGCGCTCGAGAAAAAGCGTTCGAAAGAACTGAAGCCGGAGTTCACCGAGGCGAGTGCGTCTGCTGGCGGGGGCGAGACGACTGTTTGTCAAGACACGGTGGTGGGGGGAAACGGACCTCAGGAGaccaaggagaagaaaacaggaggcGGGAAGGACGAAGGGCGAGGGCGATTCGAAGAAGACCCGCGAATGGCTGCGCTGGTTGCGCAGGCGCAGCGAACCTATGGCGCGACGATCACCCAGAGTCCCGGGGACACTCGCGTCCAGAGGGTTCGCGAGTGCATGCTGTCGGCTTTGGTCTGGTTCTTCGCcctcgcgttcctcgccGTCTGGGTGGCCTGTCTCGTGCTCGCAGCCTCCAATGTGGCAGCACGGATGGAAGACAAAACCGCGGCAAAAGTCTTTGCGTTTGTCTctggagacacgaagaacgACCCTGAGCTCGGGCAACTCAAGGCGGAGCTCTCTGTCCTGTACAAGCAGTTTCAGGCcctgcagaaggagaaggggtTCACCGGTGCCCTCAGCGACATCGCTGCCATGCTGTGGAGCGAGGCCCAGGAGGCGATGAGCGAGCAGAggcgaaagcagaagaaagaagacgacgctTACACGCTACTGGGTGTGCAGCCAAGCGCGACGGCTAGGGAAATCAAAATGGCCTACAAGCAACTCGCGAGACAACACCACCCCGACGTCGTTGCCGCCGCCTCCCCCGAGCCGCTGACGCCCCTCGAAGAGGCCCGCGCTACGGAGAAAATGCGAAAAATCAACGAGGCCTACGAGCGACTCATGCGCACCCACGGCGGCAGAGGCAACCTCGGAAGAGTGTGA